One Curtobacterium herbarum genomic window carries:
- a CDS encoding DHA2 family efflux MFS transporter permease subunit: MEHGKKPWPALWALVVGFFMILVDSTIVSVATPTIATALDADINAVIWVTSAYLLAYAVPLLITGRLGDRFGPKVLYQVGLVVFTLASLWCGLAGSIEMLILARVVQGLGAAMMTPQTMSVITRIFPPQNRGAAMGLWGAVAGVASLVGPIVGGLLVDGFGWEWIFFVNVPVGVVAFVLAQKFVPSFERHRHRFDTLGIVLSAVGLFLLVFGIQEGETYDWGTITGPISVWSLIIAGIVVLVAFVVWQGVQKGEPLLPLGLFKDRNFTLANIAITAVGVAISSFALPIMLWAQDVLRFSPTQAALLLVPQAVISAGLAPFVGKKLNVWNPRWVASFGLACFSGGLFWFGALIAANADWGWVLLPSALLGLANACMWGPLSVSATRNLPPRLAGAGSGVYNTTRQIGAVLGSAGIAALMEARITAEFPQQSGGSGAGAEQTGSLPGFLLEPFSRAMGQSLVLPAVVLIAAIVAALFLAKPKQTVAWKQTDSVATQPDGSADSAHADGEREHVGAHASAAAPATAADELAAGQHTGKHVEA; the protein is encoded by the coding sequence CTGGAGCACGGCAAGAAGCCGTGGCCAGCGCTCTGGGCACTCGTCGTCGGCTTCTTCATGATCCTCGTCGACTCGACGATCGTCTCGGTCGCGACCCCGACCATCGCCACGGCGCTCGACGCCGACATCAACGCCGTCATCTGGGTGACCAGCGCCTACCTGCTGGCGTACGCCGTCCCGCTGCTCATCACCGGCCGCCTCGGTGACCGCTTCGGCCCGAAGGTGCTCTACCAGGTCGGGCTCGTCGTCTTCACCCTCGCCAGCCTGTGGTGCGGTCTCGCCGGCTCGATCGAGATGCTCATCCTCGCCCGCGTCGTGCAGGGCCTCGGCGCCGCGATGATGACCCCGCAGACGATGTCCGTCATCACCCGCATCTTCCCGCCGCAGAACCGTGGCGCGGCCATGGGCCTCTGGGGTGCAGTGGCCGGTGTGGCCTCCCTCGTCGGCCCGATCGTCGGCGGCCTGCTCGTCGACGGCTTCGGCTGGGAGTGGATCTTCTTCGTCAACGTCCCCGTCGGCGTCGTCGCGTTCGTCCTCGCGCAGAAGTTCGTGCCGTCGTTCGAGCGCCACCGCCACCGCTTCGACACCCTCGGCATCGTGCTCTCCGCCGTCGGGCTGTTCCTGCTCGTCTTCGGCATCCAGGAGGGCGAGACCTACGACTGGGGCACCATCACCGGCCCGATCTCGGTCTGGTCGCTGATCATCGCCGGCATCGTCGTGCTCGTCGCGTTCGTCGTCTGGCAGGGCGTGCAGAAGGGCGAGCCGCTGCTGCCCCTCGGCCTGTTCAAGGACCGCAACTTCACCCTGGCGAACATCGCGATCACCGCGGTCGGCGTCGCCATCTCCTCCTTCGCGCTGCCGATCATGCTCTGGGCGCAGGACGTCCTGCGCTTCTCGCCCACCCAGGCCGCCCTGCTGCTCGTGCCGCAGGCGGTCATCTCGGCAGGCCTCGCACCGTTCGTCGGCAAGAAGCTCAACGTCTGGAACCCGCGCTGGGTCGCGTCCTTCGGCCTCGCCTGCTTCTCGGGTGGCCTGTTCTGGTTCGGTGCGCTGATCGCGGCGAACGCCGACTGGGGCTGGGTGCTCCTGCCGAGCGCCCTGCTCGGCCTGGCGAACGCCTGCATGTGGGGACCGCTGTCCGTCTCCGCCACGCGCAACCTGCCGCCGCGTCTCGCCGGCGCCGGCTCGGGCGTCTACAACACCACCCGTCAGATCGGTGCGGTGCTCGGTTCCGCCGGCATCGCCGCCCTGATGGAGGCCCGCATCACCGCCGAGTTCCCGCAGCAGTCCGGCGGTTCCGGCGCGGGTGCCGAGCAGACCGGGTCGCTGCCCGGGTTCCTGCTCGAGCCGTTCTCGCGGGCGATGGGGCAGTCGCTCGTCCTGCCGGCCGTCGTGCTCATCGCGGCGATCGTGGCGGCGCTGTTCCTGGCGAAGCCGAAGCAGACCGTCGCGTGGAAGCAGACCGATTCGGTCGCCACGCAGCCCGACGGGTCCGCCGACTCCGCGCACGCAGACGGTGAGCGGGAGCACGTCGGTGCCCACGCCTCGGCCGCCGCACCCGCGACCGCCGCGGACGAGCTCGCTGCCGGTCAGCACACGGGCAAGCACGTGGAGGCGTAG
- the purL gene encoding phosphoribosylformylglycinamidine synthase subunit PurL: MTTPVRPKPDTVQDAAETPDKEQPYAALGLKADEYAKIREILGRRPTSGELAMYSVMWSEHCSYKSSKNYLRQFGKKVTPEMTKNLMVGMGENAGVVDVGDGWAVTFKVESHNHPSYVEPYQGAATGVGGIVRDIISMGARPVAVMDQLRFGAIDHEDTARVVHGVVGGISFYGNCLGLPNIGGETYFDPVYQGNPLVNALAVGVLRHEDLHLANASGAGNKVVLFGARTGGDGIGGASILASDTFTEGGPTKRPAVQVGDPFAEKVLIECCLELFQKELVEGIQDLGAAGISCATSELASNGDGGMHISLDDVLLRDPSLTAEEILMSESQERMMAVVRPDKLDAFLEVVGKWEVETSVLGEVTGTGRLVIDWQGQEIVNVDPRTVAVDGPVYDRPVAYPTWIDALQADGAESLDRPETGPALKAQFLQLLGSPNLSDKRWVTNQYDTYVLGNTALSFPDDGGMIRVDEETGLGVAIATDANGRYCQLDPKQGARLALAEAYRNVAVTGAVPAAVTDCLNFGSPENPEVMWQFSEAVEGLADGCMELGIPVTGGNVSFYNQTGDTPIHPTPVVGVLGVIDDVAKRIPSGWQDDGHNIYLLGTTSLELDGSAWAGTVHDHLGGRPPMVDLGREKALAELIAAAADEQLLTSAHDLADGGLGQTLAESVLRFGLGARVVLDELESRDGVDTATALFSESTGRVIVTVRREDDVRFQGLCTGRGYPVLRIGVTDAASGSLEVQGAFEATIDELRGAHGGTLPSYFGDVIKENVTEGYVGRGPLDDHGSFSPRADS, encoded by the coding sequence GTGACCACGCCCGTCCGCCCGAAGCCCGACACCGTCCAGGACGCCGCCGAGACGCCCGACAAGGAACAGCCCTACGCGGCACTCGGGCTGAAGGCCGACGAGTACGCGAAGATCCGCGAGATCCTCGGTCGCCGCCCCACCTCGGGTGAGCTCGCCATGTACTCGGTCATGTGGTCCGAGCACTGCTCCTACAAGTCGAGCAAGAACTACCTCCGGCAGTTCGGCAAGAAGGTCACGCCGGAGATGACCAAGAACCTGATGGTCGGCATGGGCGAGAACGCCGGTGTCGTCGACGTCGGTGACGGCTGGGCGGTGACCTTCAAGGTCGAGTCGCACAACCACCCCTCCTACGTCGAGCCCTACCAGGGTGCGGCCACCGGTGTCGGCGGCATCGTCCGCGACATCATCTCGATGGGCGCACGCCCGGTCGCGGTGATGGACCAGCTGCGCTTCGGCGCGATCGACCACGAGGACACCGCACGCGTCGTGCACGGGGTCGTCGGCGGCATCTCGTTCTACGGCAACTGCCTGGGCCTGCCGAACATCGGCGGCGAGACCTACTTCGACCCGGTGTACCAGGGCAACCCGCTGGTCAACGCCCTGGCGGTCGGCGTCCTGCGCCACGAGGACCTGCACCTGGCCAACGCGTCCGGCGCGGGCAACAAGGTCGTGCTGTTCGGTGCCCGCACGGGTGGCGACGGCATCGGCGGCGCCTCGATCCTGGCGTCCGACACCTTCACCGAGGGCGGCCCGACCAAGCGTCCGGCGGTCCAGGTGGGCGACCCGTTCGCCGAGAAGGTCCTCATCGAGTGCTGCCTCGAGCTCTTCCAGAAGGAGCTCGTCGAGGGCATCCAGGACCTCGGCGCCGCGGGCATCTCCTGCGCGACGAGCGAGCTCGCGAGCAACGGCGACGGCGGGATGCACATCTCCCTCGACGACGTCCTGCTGCGCGACCCGTCGCTCACGGCAGAGGAGATCCTCATGTCGGAGAGCCAGGAGCGCATGATGGCGGTCGTCCGCCCCGACAAGCTCGACGCCTTCCTCGAGGTCGTCGGCAAGTGGGAGGTCGAGACCAGCGTGCTCGGCGAGGTCACCGGCACCGGTCGTCTCGTCATCGACTGGCAGGGCCAGGAGATCGTCAACGTCGACCCGCGCACCGTCGCCGTCGACGGCCCCGTGTACGACCGCCCGGTCGCCTACCCCACCTGGATCGACGCACTGCAGGCCGACGGCGCCGAGTCGCTCGACCGCCCGGAGACCGGTCCGGCCCTCAAGGCGCAGTTCCTGCAGCTGCTCGGGTCGCCGAACCTCTCCGACAAGCGCTGGGTCACGAACCAGTACGACACGTACGTGCTCGGCAACACCGCGCTGTCCTTCCCCGACGACGGCGGCATGATCCGCGTCGACGAGGAGACCGGCCTGGGGGTCGCGATCGCCACGGACGCCAACGGCCGCTACTGCCAGCTCGACCCGAAGCAGGGCGCCCGACTGGCCCTGGCCGAGGCGTACCGGAACGTCGCCGTCACCGGTGCCGTGCCCGCGGCGGTCACCGACTGCCTGAACTTCGGTTCGCCGGAGAACCCCGAGGTCATGTGGCAGTTCTCCGAGGCCGTCGAGGGCCTGGCGGACGGCTGCATGGAACTCGGCATCCCGGTGACCGGCGGCAACGTGTCGTTCTACAACCAGACCGGTGACACCCCGATCCACCCGACGCCCGTCGTCGGTGTCCTCGGCGTGATAGACGACGTCGCCAAGCGCATTCCCTCGGGGTGGCAGGACGACGGCCACAACATCTACCTGCTCGGCACCACGAGCCTGGAGCTCGACGGGTCGGCCTGGGCCGGCACCGTGCACGACCACCTCGGTGGGCGTCCGCCGATGGTCGACCTCGGCCGCGAGAAGGCCCTGGCGGAGCTCATCGCCGCCGCGGCCGACGAGCAGCTGCTGACGAGCGCACACGACCTGGCGGACGGCGGCCTCGGTCAGACCCTCGCCGAGTCGGTGCTCCGCTTCGGCCTCGGCGCCCGCGTCGTGCTCGACGAGCTCGAGTCCCGCGACGGTGTCGACACCGCGACCGCGCTGTTCTCCGAGTCGACGGGCCGCGTCATCGTGACCGTCCGGCGCGAGGACGACGTCCGTTTCCAGGGCCTCTGCACGGGCCGGGGCTACCCGGTGCTGCGGATCGGTGTGACCGACGCCGCGTCGGGCTCGCTCGAGGTCCAGGGTGCGTTCGAGGCGACGATCGACGAGCTCCGTGGTGCACACGGCGGGACCCTGCCGTCGTACTTCGGGGACGTCATCAAGGAGAACGTCACCGAGGGCTACGTCGGCCGCGGACCGCTGGACGACCACGGCTCCTTCTCGCCGCGCGCGGACTCCTGA
- the purS gene encoding phosphoribosylformylglycinamidine synthase subunit PurS translates to MPTIVVEVMPKAEILDPQGKAVGNALARLGKNDLTNVRIGKRFEVSVDGPVDDAKLAEVREIAVDVFSNAVIEDVVSVSVVE, encoded by the coding sequence GTGCCAACGATCGTCGTCGAGGTCATGCCGAAGGCCGAGATCCTCGACCCCCAGGGCAAGGCGGTGGGCAACGCCCTCGCCCGCCTCGGCAAGAACGACCTGACCAACGTCCGCATCGGCAAGCGATTCGAGGTGTCGGTCGACGGCCCCGTCGACGACGCAAAGCTCGCCGAGGTCCGCGAGATCGCGGTCGACGTCTTCTCGAACGCCGTCATCGAGGACGTCGTCTCCGTGAGCGTCGTCGAGTGA
- a CDS encoding PadR family transcriptional regulator, which translates to MTDLTPLAFAALGLLAESPMHPYEMFQTMLHRREDRNVKVRPSTLYHQVGRLADLGYAEVVGTDRAGNRPERTTYSITEAGRAALEAGLRHMVAEPADEYPQFRLAVSHVDNLPVEDVAAAFRARIAALRAQRDGYDDAATGLQAKGLAERYWLDVSYVRAMLTAQLEWLTAIADRVERGDIPWDGPAVPAEPTQNSKDTTR; encoded by the coding sequence GTGACCGACCTGACGCCGCTCGCGTTCGCGGCGCTCGGCCTGCTCGCCGAGTCGCCGATGCACCCCTACGAGATGTTCCAGACGATGCTCCACCGCCGTGAGGACCGGAACGTCAAGGTCCGACCCAGCACGCTCTACCACCAGGTCGGGCGGCTCGCGGACCTCGGGTACGCCGAGGTCGTCGGCACCGACCGTGCGGGCAACCGACCCGAACGGACCACCTACTCGATCACGGAAGCCGGACGCGCGGCGCTCGAGGCGGGCCTCCGCCACATGGTCGCCGAACCCGCCGACGAGTACCCACAGTTCCGACTGGCGGTGTCCCACGTCGACAACCTGCCCGTCGAGGACGTGGCGGCCGCCTTCCGGGCGCGCATCGCCGCACTGCGCGCCCAACGCGACGGGTACGACGACGCAGCCACGGGCCTCCAGGCCAAGGGGCTGGCCGAACGGTACTGGCTCGACGTGTCGTACGTCCGTGCAATGCTCACCGCGCAACTCGAGTGGCTGACCGCCATCGCCGACCGCGTCGAGCGCGGCGACATCCCTTGGGACGGCCCGGCCGTCCCCGCAGAACCCACACAGAACAGCAAGGACACCACTCGATGA
- the purQ gene encoding phosphoribosylformylglycinamidine synthase subunit PurQ, whose product MRIGVITFPGSLDDRDAQRAVRLAGAEPVALWHGDHDLQGVDAIVLPGGFSYGDYLRAGAIAAKAPIMAEVIDVAGKGMPVLGICNGFQMLAEARLVPGAHTRNAHQQFIRRDQVLRVENADTAWTSGFDAQQEITIPLKNADGRFVADADEIKRIEDNGQVVFRYVGVNPNGSIDDIAGVSNERGNVVGLMPHPEHATEPGFGPDTRAAMASGTDGLTFFTSVIERALVK is encoded by the coding sequence ATGCGCATCGGGGTCATCACCTTCCCCGGGTCGCTCGACGACCGCGACGCGCAGCGCGCGGTGCGTCTCGCCGGGGCGGAGCCGGTGGCGCTCTGGCACGGCGACCACGACCTCCAGGGTGTCGACGCGATCGTCCTGCCGGGCGGGTTCTCGTACGGGGACTACCTCCGTGCCGGTGCCATCGCCGCCAAGGCCCCGATCATGGCCGAGGTCATCGACGTCGCCGGCAAGGGCATGCCCGTGCTCGGCATCTGCAACGGCTTCCAGATGCTCGCCGAGGCCCGTCTGGTCCCCGGCGCGCACACGCGGAACGCGCACCAGCAGTTCATCCGCCGCGACCAGGTGCTCCGCGTCGAGAACGCCGACACCGCCTGGACCTCCGGCTTCGACGCGCAGCAGGAGATCACCATCCCGCTGAAGAACGCCGACGGCCGGTTCGTCGCCGACGCGGACGAGATCAAGCGCATCGAGGACAACGGCCAGGTCGTCTTCCGCTACGTCGGCGTCAACCCGAACGGGTCGATCGACGACATCGCCGGCGTCTCGAACGAGCGCGGCAACGTCGTCGGCCTGATGCCGCACCCCGAGCACGCCACGGAGCCCGGGTTCGGCCCGGACACCCGCGCGGCCATGGCCTCGGGCACCGACGGCCTCACCTTCTTCACCTCCGTGATCGAGCGCGCGCTCGTCAAGTGA
- a CDS encoding cytochrome c oxidase assembly protein, giving the protein MLLVVAAVAYGAGLVAAHRRGARWPWWRTLAFVAALTLFAVVQFGIVGQYDRQLRWAFVLRIAVLFFAVPTFAALSGPFALLRTGGPTRLAGTADAVLRSRPARFLGNAIVSPLVALALFCVMLTPLAAVLRQSVVSSVGITVLVPVLGFGLLAPLSEVGVLRSSAFATAEFLLAFVELVLDAVPAVVMRVSDHVLDGVGRVPLHVPWAPSPLLDQHLAGDLLWFIAEVADVPVLIALFIRWQRSDRREAREVDELTDEQMDALTREHLQRRP; this is encoded by the coding sequence GTGCTCCTGGTCGTCGCCGCCGTCGCGTACGGCGCCGGCCTGGTCGCCGCGCACCGACGCGGCGCCCGCTGGCCGTGGTGGCGGACGCTGGCGTTCGTCGCCGCGCTCACCCTGTTCGCCGTCGTGCAGTTCGGGATCGTCGGCCAGTACGACCGGCAGCTGCGGTGGGCCTTCGTCCTGCGGATCGCCGTCCTCTTCTTCGCGGTCCCCACCTTCGCCGCGCTGTCCGGCCCGTTCGCATTGCTGCGGACGGGAGGCCCGACCCGCCTCGCCGGGACCGCCGACGCCGTCCTGCGGTCGCGCCCGGCACGGTTCCTCGGCAACGCGATCGTCTCGCCCCTGGTGGCCCTCGCGCTGTTCTGCGTGATGCTCACCCCGCTGGCAGCCGTGCTCCGGCAGTCCGTGGTCAGCAGCGTGGGGATCACGGTGCTGGTGCCCGTCCTCGGCTTCGGGTTGCTCGCGCCGCTGTCCGAGGTCGGGGTGCTCCGCTCCTCCGCCTTCGCCACCGCGGAGTTCCTGTTGGCGTTCGTGGAGCTCGTGCTCGACGCGGTGCCGGCGGTCGTGATGCGCGTCAGCGACCACGTGCTGGACGGGGTCGGGAGGGTGCCGTTGCACGTGCCGTGGGCCCCCTCGCCGCTGCTGGACCAGCACCTGGCGGGCGACCTGCTGTGGTTCATCGCGGAGGTGGCGGACGTCCCCGTGCTCATCGCCCTGTTCATCCGGTGGCAGCGGTCCGACCGCCGCGAGGCCCGCGAGGTCGACGAGCTGACGGACGAGCAGATGGACGCGCTGACGCGGGAGCACTTGCAGCGTCGGCCCTGA